ATACAGGTAATGTTCTTTGTCTTTCAAGTTCTCTTGTTTGATGTGGAAGTTTTTACTTCAACTCTTTTGCTGAGTTCCTGAACTTTGTTTGTTGCAGATCATGTTGGTTCCCCCAAATGCAGAGCCACTTTATGGGAATGAAGTAGATGAAAAGAACATGATAGACACAACAAATGTCGATGTAAGAATGCCAATGCTAGTTTATGTTTCCAGAGAAAAGAGACCTGGTTTTGATCACAACAAGAAAGCTGGAGCCATGAATTCTTTAGTTCGAGCCAGTGCAATTATGTCAAATGGTGCATTCATTCTCAATCTTGATTGTGATCATTACATCTATAACTCATTGGCTCTGAGAGAGGGAATGTGCTTTATGCTTGACAAAGGTGGTGATAGGATCTGTTATGTTCAGTTCCCTCAGAGGTTTGAGGGTGTTGATCCAAATGATCGATATGCAAACCACAATACAGTTTTCTTTGATGTTAGCATGAGAGCATTGGATGGTTTGCAAGGTCCAATGTATGTAGGAACAGGCTGCATTTTTCGGAGAATTGCTCTTTATGGGTTTAGTCCACCAAGAGCAACCGAACACCACGGATGGTTTGGTAGCAGAAAGACTAGAAAGCTTCTGAGGAAACCGAATATACAAAAGGATCAAGAGGATGATGAGATGTTTTTACCAATGATTGGGAATAaagatgatgaggaggaagtaaGCAGAACCTTGCTTACAAAACAGTTTGGAAACTCTACTCCACTTGTTGACTCAATAGCTGTAGCTGAATTTGGAGGAAGGCTGCTCCATGAGTTGCGAGGCAAAGGTTGTCAGGGAAGGCCAGCTGGTTCTCTTGCTGTACAGCGCGAGCCATTGGATGCTTCAGCACTTGCCGAGGCAGTGGGTGTCATAAGTTGCTATTACGAGGATAAAACCGAGTGGGGGAAAAGAGTCGGATGGATATATGGTTCGATCACAGAAGACGTCGTGACAGGTTACAGGATGCACAATAGGGGTTGGAGGTCAATTTATTGTGTCACAAAAAGAGATGCATTTAGAGGGACAGCACCAATCAATCTGACAGATAGGCTTATCCAAGTTCTTCGATGGGCAACAGGTTCGGTTGAAATCTTCTTTTCTCGCAACAATGCTCTATTTGCAAGTCCAAGAATGAAGTTTCTGCAGAGGGTGGCATATTTCAATGTGGGAATGTATCCCTTCACTTCAGTTTTCCTCCTTGTCTATTGTGTCTTGCCTGCACTTTCACTCTTCTCTGGAAAATTCATTGTGCAGTCCCTCAACATCACCTTTTTGGTGTTCTTGCTCGCGATCACAATCACCCTTTGCATGCTTGCTATCCTTGAAATCAAATGGTCAGGAATTACTCTTGAAGATTGGTGGAGGAATGAACAGTTTTGGTTGATTGGTGGAACAAGTGCACATCCTGCTGCTGTGATACAAGGACTATTGAAAGTTATAGCAGGAGTTGACATCTCATTCACATTAACATCAAAATCTGCTGCACCCGACGACGGAGAAGATGAATTTGCTGAGCTTTACGAGTTTCGTTGGACGGTCCTAATGATTCCACCAATCACAATCATATTGCTTAACATGATTGCTATTGCAGTGGGAACATTCAGGACTGTGTACAGTCCTTTCCCACAATGGAGCAAGCTTTTAGGAGGTGTATTCTTCAGTTTTTGGGTGTTGTCTCATCTCTATCCTTTTGCAAAAGGTTTAATGGGGAGAAGGGGAAAGGTTCCTACCATTGTCTTCTTATGGTCTGCTCTCATCTGCATTGTCGTCTCGTTGCTCGCTGTTTATGTATACCCCCCTTCAGGACATCAGGACTTGTCAAGTTTTCAGTTCCCTTGAGTTTTTGTAcatgggttgttgttgttgtgttgtccaCCTCGGCAGCTCAGTTAAGCTCACATTCTTAAGAGTATGAAGTTTCTCCACTTCATCTCACTCACTGTCTAatgttcatttttctcttttaagaTCTATGTTACATATGAAAGTTTATTCTTTTTAAGATGTCTatcgttttcttttgtttaaatgGACAAGCATGTTATCATTGAGGACTAAGgcctgttgttgttgttgttgttgagcttatgtAAGATTCCATATTCATAATTCTTGATCTTAAGTGTGCAGCTTGACATCACTACCTGAGCCCACTTCAACCACACTTCCAAAATAGGTATGCAAACCACattaaaaaagggaaaatgaatATAGTAAACTGCAGAACACAACCCACACGAATAACCTGCCAAGGTTCTTTCTCCACTTAGGCTGAGTATTCTAGAACAATCTTTATGGTTTTGCATTATCTGCGACTAATCTAATTACCATCGCTTAATCATTTTATTTAATTAGTGAAGATAATGCTGTCAAACTCAGACTTCACCTGGCAGTGTCAGTTGCAATCAGTTCTGAACCAATAATAATAGAGAGGAAAATAATTTGAAAACTGCACCGAAAAGGAAGTTGGAAGAATGCATATTCATAACATTAAAAATCAGAGCTGAGCAAAATCTTTAATGCTCATTGGTAATAGAAATATCGTCATTATACCTTTTCGGTTTCATTTTTATATAAAACAGTGTTaaaagaattattttttttaatatttgaaaACTTTTAATTAAAGTCGATATTCTTATAATAATAGAAATATCGTCACATATTTAAAATTATCTTTGATACATGTAAAAGTTTTTTCTTTTCAAGGGTATTTCCAAACCCTGCACCATTGTTTTACACCAAAatagtgcaaattaactccaaccaattacattattttttacaccagaaaaaaatattctttttataTTATTCTctttcttctatattatatttttttatttca
This genomic stretch from Nicotiana sylvestris chromosome 9, ASM39365v2, whole genome shotgun sequence harbors:
- the LOC104246470 gene encoding cellulose synthase-like protein D5, which codes for MGVDDSPSSSSPVTITVTSSPTGGGCHGLTSPVRRHSLSTNPNSPLSGKKFRGSSGGRYLSMSKESTDEFVAYTVHIPPTPDNRTVTNSQNSPIGSRKSYRNEHPSEGYIKDTIFTGGFNSATKAHVRKRSEDEPMVMKCKNMCQMEGCDEKKAEAKCDCGYKICRECYLDCVGIGGGCCPGCKEAYKGISDDDESDEEPKSEAKDQAYPLPSKGGGGGRGRMEKNFSLVQSFKNQNHDFDHSRWLFETKGTYGYGNALWPSDGYEFGRGIDRSTNPPDFSNRGNRPLTRKVGISAAIISPYRLLMVLRLGALACFLTWRISHPNHDAMWLWIMSVVCEVWFAISWLLDQLPKLCPVKRITDLSVLKERFESSGPNLRNPKGLSDLPGIDVFVSTADAEKEPPLVTANTILSILAVDYPVEKVACYLSDDGGSLVTFEALAEAASFAKIWVPFCKKHNIEPRNPEAYFGQKRDPLKNKVKLDFVRDRRRVKREYDEFKVRINALPESIRRRSDAYNTQQEIRAKRKQAELGEDLSEPIKVPKATWMSDGTHWHGTWSSAEEGHSRGDHEGIIQIMLVPPNAEPLYGNEVDEKNMIDTTNVDVRMPMLVYVSREKRPGFDHNKKAGAMNSLVRASAIMSNGAFILNLDCDHYIYNSLALREGMCFMLDKGGDRICYVQFPQRFEGVDPNDRYANHNTVFFDVSMRALDGLQGPMYVGTGCIFRRIALYGFSPPRATEHHGWFGSRKTRKLLRKPNIQKDQEDDEMFLPMIGNKDDEEEVSRTLLTKQFGNSTPLVDSIAVAEFGGRLLHELRGKGCQGRPAGSLAVQREPLDASALAEAVGVISCYYEDKTEWGKRVGWIYGSITEDVVTGYRMHNRGWRSIYCVTKRDAFRGTAPINLTDRLIQVLRWATGSVEIFFSRNNALFASPRMKFLQRVAYFNVGMYPFTSVFLLVYCVLPALSLFSGKFIVQSLNITFLVFLLAITITLCMLAILEIKWSGITLEDWWRNEQFWLIGGTSAHPAAVIQGLLKVIAGVDISFTLTSKSAAPDDGEDEFAELYEFRWTVLMIPPITIILLNMIAIAVGTFRTVYSPFPQWSKLLGGVFFSFWVLSHLYPFAKGLMGRRGKVPTIVFLWSALICIVVSLLAVYVYPPSGHQDLSSFQFP